acatgcccaaactggacacagtgaaagcagtgctgaCAGGAAATTTCATAGCAAGAAGCACCTTCATAGAGAATCTAGAGAAATTGCATACTAGAAACTTAATATTACTCCTATAATCTTTAGATAAAATAtagaaacacacccaagaggagtagatggcaggaaataacagCTCATGGCTGAACTCAatgaattagaaacaaagaaagtgactgaaagaatcaacaaatccaagagctggttctttgaagaaatcaacaagatagacaagccCTTAGCTAAACTAagaaaaaggcagaaagacaatatccaaatcaacaaaatcagaaatgaaaagggagacataataacagacatggagaaaatccaaagaatcatttggtcttattttaaaaacttgtacTCCACAACattggaaaatctaaattaaATGGATGTTATTCCTGATAGACTCCACTTATCAAAGTTGAACAAGGATCAGGTAAATAAACTAAAAAGTCCTATAACCACTAAAGAATTAAAAGCAGTTATCAAAAGTTTCAAGTAAAATAAAAGCCCATAGCCTGATGGCTTTAAGCAGAACTAAATTggtctttaaagaagacctaatcacAATACTTATAacactattgcacaaaatagaaacagaagcaacatTGCAAAACTCATTTGTCAAGGCCATAGTCAACCTGATATCGAAAccccacaaagactcaacaaagaaatatatgttcatggacatagtagtactggaaaatccagcaataccaatcctgggcatatacccagaagatgttccaacttgtaataaggacacatgctctactatgttcatagcagccttatttataatagctagtaactggatagaacccagatgtccctaaacagaggaatggatacagaaaatgtggtacatttacacaatgtagtaccattcagctattaaaaacaatgaatttatgaaattcctaggcaaatggatggatctggaggatatcatcctaagtgagataacccaatcacaaaataactcacatgatatgcactcactgataagtggatattagcacagaaacttagaataccaaagatacaatttgtaaaacacatgaaattcaagaagaaggaagtccaaagtgtggatacttcattccttcttagaagggggaacaaaatacccatggaaggagttacagagaaaaagctggcagctgagactgaaggcatgacaatccagagactgctccacccagaGATcaatctcataaacaaccaccaaacccagacagaattgcatatgccaacaaggttttgctgacaggaccctgataaagctgtttactgtgaggctatgccagtgcctgtcaaatacagaagtggatgctaacagtcatctattggatggaacaccgggtccccaattgaggagctagagaaaatacccaaggagctgaaggggtctgcagccctacaggaggaaaaacaatatgaactaatcagtacctcagagctcatgtctccagttgcatatgtagcagaggatagcctattCAAACATTAATGGTAGGAGCAGCCCTTGCTCTTTTGaagttcaatgccccagtataggggaatgacagggctaggaagcgggagtgggtgcgTTGTGGAACAGGGGTAGGGGGAGGATAGGGgtatttggagaggaaactaggaaagggatagtatttgaaatgtaaatgaagaaaatatctaatttttaaaaaggtatacaATTTCATACCAATTTCTCTCATGAACacggatgcaaaaatactcaagaataTACTCACAAATCAAGTCCAAAAAATCATGAAAGACATTCACCaccatgatcaattaggcttcatcttGTAGATGCACGTATGGGTCAATATATATCAATTCATCCGTGTAATCCCCatagaaacaaactgaaagaaaaaaaattcacaggATCGTCTCATTTGATGGTGAGaatttctttgacaaaatcaaacagtccttcatgttaaaagttttagAGAGTTCAGAAACACAAGGCACATACACCaaacaataaaatcaatatacagaaaGCCAATAACTAACAACACATTTAGTTGGGAGAAAATTAGAGCAATAACACTAAAATTAGGGaagagacaaggctgcccactctttcctttcttttcagtaCAGAACTCGAAGTCTTAACCAGAGCAATAagagaacaaaaggaaatcaatgggatacaaattggaaaggaagtagtcaaaGTACCACCATTCAGAGATgccatgatagtatatatattagGAACCCTCTTGAAAAGAGCAATCTTCTTTTCAAgtcaatatataattatatattagaaCTCCTATGGCTGATAAATGACTTgtgcaaagtggctggatagaaaAGTATGTGAAAAATAAGAAGCTGTCCTttataaaactgataaacaggCTTATTTGTGCAGGCATGTTAGCAGAATCTCAGCCAGTGTTGAGTCCAGGAGAAAGAGCCTTCTCTCAAGATGGTTTTCAGTGAAACAGACATCTTTATTGGGGGTGGCATGGTCTATATAACCTTTGTAGAGAGTCTACATCATTGGCAGTGGCCATGTTCCTGGGACTGCTTCATTTGCATGATTAGGAATACCTGGTGCTAGCTGGACCTGTTCTTATAAGAGGAGATAGGAAGTTTACCCTGCATCCTGGCCTCTAGGCTACATGACTACCTCAGGGAGTCAGAGCTGGTGGATGAACTGGCTCTGTGTGTGGGTAGATGCAGTCCTAGAGTATGGCAGGTTCAGTCCTACTCCTGCTGGTATCAGGATGAGATTTTCAGGGTTTGGACATGTTTTGAGTTTACTGTTCCTCTGTAATGACTTTGCCAGTCACATGGATTTCAAGCCCAACATTGAAGTACAGAGAACAAGGACCCCTAGGATCCCTAAAGATCAACAGTAAAGGAGAAATGGTGGGGAAGCTCAGAGCCAGAAATTCTATGACATTCCTCAACCAGCGCCGAGATTCCACAAAGGAAAcgtgaaataaaacacaaatacaaTTTAGAATATATAAGCTcacaaatgtgaccaccagcatcaGGATGGTGTGGGCTGCTCTGGTTTCAGCATGGCCTCTGTTGCTTTGATTGGGATTATGAATGTAGTGCATTCTCTGGTGGTGTCTATTTAGGTGAAtcaccatggagacactggtccagaccatgatgcCAATGAATATGATGTCATAGGAAAACTGCAAGTAATTCATGTCTACATTGACCACAGAGATAGAGCACATCCTCTTGCCTTGAGAATCAGAGTCATTGTGTGATTTTTTGGGACCCCTGACATTCATTGGGATGTAAGCATTATTTAACACACTGAACAACCAGCAACTGTAACAAGAGTATCTCACGACCTTGGGGGATATTTCTCTGAACATGACCCTAGCCCAGTTACCAGGAACAAGAGTGACAAATTGGTAGGTGCTGAGGACACAGGTAGAACACATGTTTGTGCCTCGAGCCACCATGTGAAAGAAGTGTGCAAGTTTGCATTTGAGGTCAGTTGGAGGGTTCTTTGGAACCAAATCAATCATGTCATGTGAATATGTCAAGAGAAGGAGCATGAATGCATTGGCCACAGCCAAGTTGATTAGAATGACCTGTATGGGCCTCAGTCTGGAGTCAGTCAAGATtggagagaaattatggacaaacagaaggatgttgCCCACAGTCCCAACCACAACCTGGCAAAGCAAAAGGATCTGAAGAGCCAACATTTCCATGGTTTTCAGGGTTTTATTCTGAGACAACATGGAGGTATCTTCATAGCACAGTGGTGTAATGATCAGGTTGGACAGTGCTGTCTTCAAGAATCTTCTCAATtatctgagattttcaatttatttggagtctttttatttttaaaatctggcaCTGCTTTGACACACTACATGAGATTTTTTCTGGAAAACAATGAATGAACATTGATCCAGAATATCAACTTCACACgtattttcctttcccttcactcatgatgtaagtgtgtgtgtgtgtgtgtgtgtgtgtgtgtgtgttgtaatgcAACTGTATATCTGTTGTTCAACAGGATGACACACATTTTAACATAGTATGGGCTCTGCATATGTATAGATGAATGTTTGTAGACAGGAGTGCATTTTTGCTTTATGAGTACTGACATCATCCCTTAAATTATAACAGTGTGTTAAGaagttggaaggcagaggcaggcgaatttctgagttcaaggccagcctggtctacagagtgagttgcaggacagccaggactgcccagagaaaccctgtctctaaaaaccaaaaaaaaaaaaaaaaaaaagaagaagaaatacaaatttgTTGTTGGAGAGACGATTCTCATTCTAATGACCTCTACTCAGCTTCGTGGCACTTTATTCATGTATTTCTAGTCATGCAAACAAGCAAAACAGTAGtaggcataaaataaaataagtgtatCTTTAAAAATTTTGATCAGGTGTTGGAGAGATttctcagcagtttagagcacttccAGATGACCTGTGTTCAATTTCTACCACTGTTATAACTACTTAgaactgtgtgtaactccagttccaggggatttggaCCTTCCCAgtcatacatgaaggcaaaacaccagtgcacataaaataaaaatcaagaaagaaatctttaaataTGTAATACAAAATTAAGATCCATGTTTTATAGAAGAATGTGAGTTAGGAATGGAGGTGACTGAGTGGTTtagggcactgactgcttttccaaagttcctgagttcaattcaaggcaaccacatggtggctcacaaccatctgtaaagggatcagatgctctcttttgctgtgtctgaagacagctacagtgtactcacatacataaaataaataaatgaacaaaaaaccaagcaaattaaatctttttaaaaaagagtgaaTGAAATATGCCCCAGAAATTAATTCATATAATGTTGATATATTTTCACACTACTCATCataatgataaaaaacaaaatattattttgaaaatgtgCTGGGTTTCTGTtcacacagaagaacctttattTACACgtgtatcatttattttttattttttaaaagatttattcattattttatttattattatatgtaagtacactgtagctgtcttcagacacaccaaaggagggcatcagatctcattatggatggctatgagccatcatgtggttgctgggatttgatctcaggaccttcagaagaacagtcagtgctcttaacccctgagccatctctccagccccacgtgTATCATTTATGTTGGAAAAAATTTTGAGGAATCCTAGCATACTGTTGATTCATAACAgtctaaattttatttgtttttctgaggacTTGAGTGCTGGACACATATCTGAGTCATCTTTTTTTGAGAACCAGAATAAAAAACACTACCAGCATCACCATTAAATGCTTTGCACACACAGATTTTTTGAATACTTGTTTTATAAAGCTTATGTTTCATCTgcaatttactttattttcttttctataggAAGAATAAGCCTCCATCCAACAACTAAAAACCAGTTACCTAATGTATACATGTCACATTAAAGTACATTTTCAAAtaagtgctgagccatgtctTTAGACTAATGAAATCATTGACAAAATTAGGGAGAGAAAGACAAACCCATTCTAATGATTAATGTTCACTTTGGAAGCCACCATGGATtgtaggagggagaagagaacttTAAGCAGAAATCTAAACTTGCAGATATCTCACCTGCTTAGTACCAGCAAAGATGGGGTTGTTCACAGAGATGTAGTTCAGCTCCTGAGCAGTTATTGAAGAAATGTAGCTCTGAGTTCCTCTCCCTTTGAAGAACATCTTTGTGTATCCATTTCCTAAGACAGGTTCAGAGAAGTGCCTACCTCTCCCATAAAGTGCTGTGCAGATTGCTGAATGAAGCCAGATACCAGAGCTTATAAAGGGTCAGTGTCAGTTCCTGAAATCCTTCAGACAGTCCATTCCCTTGTCATCTGTGGTGTTATTGAATATGAAaacttttaatgaaagaaaacacattcaTCCCAAAGGCAAACCAACATTTTCACTTTCTGGTAATTAATGATGATGCCCAAGATTTTGTGATATCATAATGAGTAGTAGAGCCAAAGTTAGAAgaagttttccttttttccttaggGAAGATTTAAGTGGTAAAGTGGTGTTGGCATCAGGTGTGGAGAGGTGCTCTTCAGGGGAGATCAAGAGATATGTTAGGTTTatatccaggtgtgtgtgtgtgtgtgtgtgtgtgtgtgtgtgtgtgcattacatAATATGCTTTCACCTTGTAAAATCTGGCTGACATCAAGTCCTTTCAGACAGACCATCACCATGCAGTTTGGAATCTTGTATTTTCCCATGTGTGGACAAGGACATTTTAGTCTGACAAATCAAACAACTGAAGCCTGTGTTCCCCACCATGACTTCTTGGGTTATACCAAGGTTGATTTGTTTTGAGGTAGGTCATGACTCATTTTCTGAGACCTCCATGGAAATTTGTTATTATATTAGACTGTACCAGTTTTTATAGATATTTACATGGAAAGAACCAATTCTGTAAGTACACTCAAAATTGGATTTAGGTATCAGTTATTAATATAGGCAATCACCCATGGCTGCCATATTCACTTTGGCCATGATACAGAAACAGTTTAAATATCCATCAGATAATGAATTGATAATGAtcatgaggtacatttacaccgTGGGATATTATTCATCTGCTAAGCAAAATAATATTACAAAGTTTGTAGATAAATGGATCATTGAGAAGCAAACGTTCATATGGTAACCCACAAATTAAGGCAAACTTTGCTATTTTCCTTAGTTTGTAGACACTAGCTTTGTCTCTTGAGTTATATTTGTTTCATTTGGGATACTTCTATAAAAGTAAGAGACATAGGATTAAGAGTCTTGTGATAGAGCACAGTCATTTAAGAATTaaaggaaataatgaaaagtgATGAATTAAATTACGTTGAGAGGATGGAGAGGATATGGGGATagttaattatattaattaacaataaaaaaggCTTCATGGAAACATATTAACGCAGAATTTTAGAAACTatattttctgtctctatcttaTAGACACAATgtggagagagagacaaagagacagagagacagagagagaagtggTTAGAGGGAGAGTAAGATAGCAGATACTCTTTGTAATATATCATCACTCACCTTAGAATTGCTACTGAGTCTTGTAGGATGTCTGTCCATTAAATGTGACATTACAGACATTTCATCCCAGTCTTCATTCCCACATTTCTCATATATAGATCACACTGTCCTAGAACAAAGGACATTCAAAATCTTGCTCAATGCACCAATATCTCTGTGGCCTGGATTAGTGGGAAGAAAACTGGGCTCTCCTTGAGACTAGTGATTAGCTAAGGAAAAAGCAATTGGATATCCGTGGGATACCCTAATATTTATTATTCTTAatcttactattattatttacaaattcactttatatcccattcacttcctccttatttttctttttatattagatattttctttatttacatttcaaatgctatcccctttcctagtttcccctcctaaaatcccctatcacatccctctgctccccaacccactcacccccattcccagtcctgatATTCCCCTATACTTCTGAGGgcctagggcctctcctcacattgacgACCGACTAGGTCATTCTCTACTATATATACtgctagaaccacaagttccaccatgtgttcttttgattggtggtttagttctaaGGAGCTCTGGTGGtattgggtagttcatattgatgttccttctatggggcttcagaccccttcaactccttgggttctTCCTTCagtggggaccttgtgctctgtccaattcatgaatgtgagcatctatttctgtatatgccaggcactggcagaggccctcaggagatagctatatcaggctcctgtcagcaggctcttgttggcctctgccatagtgtctgtgtttggtggttgcttatgggatggatctccatgggagcagtctctggatggtcattccttcagtctctgctccaactttgtctctgtaactcattccatgagtattttgttcccacatctaagaaggattctgagcttctgggctaatatccatgtatcagagagtgcatatcatgtgcgttcttttgtgattgggttacctcactcaagatgatatcctccagatccatccatttgtctaagaattgcataaattcatttttttaatagctgagtagtactccatgtgtaaatgtaacacataaTCTAAaaccattcttctattgagggacatctgggttcattccagtttctgactattataaataaggctgctatgaatatagtggaatcATGTGACCTTGTTacttgttggaacatcttcttggcATATGCTAGGAggggtattgctgcatcttcaggtagtactatgtccaatttttgaaGGAACCACCAAACTCATTTCTacagtggttgtatcagcttgcagtaccaccagtaatggaggagtgtgcctctttctccacatacttgccaggATCTcctgtcaactgagttttttttatcttagccattctgactgatgtgaggtggaatctcatagttgttttgatttgcatttccttgatgattaaggatgttgcacatttttttaggtgcttctcaccattcatcattcctcagttgagaattctttgcttagctttgtaccccatttttattttattttattttattttattttattttatcttatttatttatttatttgtttgtttatttatttaacgaTATAGTAGGTggtttgtgtatttctttttttttaattagatattttctttatttgcatttcaaatgctatctggaaagttccctataccctccaccagcactgctccccttcccacccattcccacttcttggccctggcattcctctgtactggggcatataaagtttgcagaccaaagggcctctcttcccaatgatggccgactaggccatcttctgctacatatgcagctagagacacgacctctgggggtactgcttagttcatattgttgttccacctatagcgatacagaccccttcagctccttgggtactttctctagttcctttacTGGGGGttctgtgttccattctatagatgactgtgagcatcctcttctgtatttgccaggcactggcatatcctcacaggagacagctatattagggtcctttcaacaaaatcttgctggaatatgcaatggtgtctgggtttggtggctgattatgggatggatccctgggtggggtagtctttgggtggtccatcattttgtcttagctccaaactttgtctctataactcctttcatgagttccctattctttttttttttttcatttttttttattaggtatttagctcatttacatttccaatgctataccaaaagtcccccttacccacccacccccactcccctacccacccactccccccctttggccctggcgttcccctgtaccggggcacacaaagtctgcgtgtccaatgggcctctctttccagtgatggccgactaggccatcttttgatacatatgcagctagagtcaagagctcaggggtactggttagttcataatgttgttccacctatagggttgaagatccctttagctccttgggtactttctctagctcctccattgggagccctgtgatccatccattagctgactgtgagcatccacttctgtgtttgctaggccccggcatagtctcacaagagacagctacatctgggtcctttcagtaaaatcttgctagtgtatgcaatggtgtcagcatttggaagctgattatggggtggatccctggatatggcagtctctacatggtccatcctttcatctcagctccatactttgtttctgtaactccttccatgggtgttttgttcccacttctaaggaggggcatagtgtccacacttcagtcttcatttttcttgagtttcatgtgtttaggaaattgtatcttatatcgtgggtatcctaggttttgggctagtatccacttatcagtgagtacatattgtgtgagttcctttgtgattgtgttacctcactcaggatgatgctctccaggtccatccatttggctaggaatttcataaattcattctttttaatagctgagtagtactccattgtgtagatgtaccacattttctgtatccattcctctgttgaggggcatctgggttctttccagtttctggctattataaataaggctgctatgaacatagtggagcatgtgtccttcttaccagttggggcttcttctggatatatgcccaggagaggtattgctggatcctccggtagtactatgtccaattttctgaggaaccgccagactgatttccagagtggttgtacaagcctgcaatcccaccaacaatggaggagtgttcctctttctccacatcctcgccagcatctgctgtcacctgaatttttgatcttagccattctcactggtgtgaggtggaatctcagggttggttggatttgcatttccctgatgattaaggatgttgaacattttttcaggtgcttctctgccattcggtattcctcaggtgagaattctttgttcagttctgagccccattttttaagggggttatttgattttctgaggtccaccttcttgagttctttatatatgttggatattagtcccctatctgatttgggataggtaaagatcctttcccagtctgttggtggtctttttgtcttatagacagtgtcttttgccttgcagaaactttggagtttcattaggtcccatttgtcaattctcgatcttacagcacaagccattgctgttctgttcaggaatttttcccctgtgcccatatcttcaaggcttttccccactttctcctctataagtttcagtgtctctggttttatgtgaagttccttgatccacttagatttgaccttagtacaaggagataagtatggatcgattcgcattcttctacatgataacaaccagttgtgccagcaccaattgttgaaaatgctgtctttcttccactggatggttttggctcccttgtcgaagatcaagtgaccataggtgtgtgggttcatttctgggtcttcaattctattccattggtccacttgtctgtctctataccagtaccatgcagtttttatcacaattgctctgtagtaaagctttaggtcaggcatggtgattccaccagaggttcttttatccttgagaagagtttttgctatcctcggttttttgttattccagatgaatttgca
This Mus musculus strain C57BL/6J chromosome 7, GRCm38.p6 C57BL/6J DNA region includes the following protein-coding sequences:
- the Vmn1r55 gene encoding vomeronasal 1 receptor 55, whose amino-acid sequence is MEMLALQILLLCQVVVGTVGNILLFVHNFSPILTDSRLRPIQVILINLAVANAFMLLLLTYSHDMIDLVPKNPPTDLKCKLAHFFHMVARGTNMCSTCVLSTYQFVTLVPGNWARVMFREISPKVVRYSCYSCWLFSVLNNAYIPMNVRGPKKSHNDSDSQGKRMCSISVVNVDMNYLQFSYDIIFIGIMVWTSVSMVIHLNRHHQRMHYIHNPNQSNRGHAETRAAHTILMLVVTFVSLYILNCICVLFHVSFVESRRWLRNVIEFLALSFPTISPLLLIFRDPRGPCSLYFNVGLEIHVTGKVITEEQ